A genomic stretch from Cloacibacterium caeni includes:
- a CDS encoding M48 family metallopeptidase yields MLHFIEFGSKKIEFIIKYSTRKTLGIKVSPDKTVQVSVPLETNMEEIEKWVYKKTRWIFKQQNYFDTLDLYDTNYEMKSGYSVFYLGRQYKINIKISKKEEVSYLGNQFLILVKKKENASVIFEKWWKERAILKISEIALPMMKKFEKNHHIPSKINFQEMPTRWGSCTVKNKLIFNPRLIHVPKRCIEYVIMHELCHLIHKHHNKDFFELLTLKMPDWEKRKEKLDKYRQSKEI; encoded by the coding sequence ATGCTACATTTTATAGAATTTGGTTCAAAGAAAATAGAGTTTATCATAAAATACTCTACTAGAAAAACACTCGGAATTAAGGTTTCACCAGACAAAACTGTCCAAGTCTCTGTGCCTTTAGAAACCAACATGGAAGAAATAGAAAAATGGGTTTACAAAAAAACAAGATGGATTTTCAAGCAACAAAATTATTTTGATACGCTTGATTTATATGATACTAATTATGAAATGAAATCTGGTTATAGTGTATTTTATTTAGGAAGACAATATAAAATTAATATAAAAATCTCTAAAAAAGAAGAAGTTTCTTATTTAGGAAATCAATTCCTAATTTTGGTAAAAAAGAAAGAAAACGCTTCTGTAATTTTTGAAAAATGGTGGAAAGAACGTGCGATACTTAAGATTTCAGAAATAGCACTTCCCATGATGAAAAAATTTGAAAAAAATCATCACATCCCTTCTAAAATTAATTTTCAAGAAATGCCGACACGCTGGGGAAGCTGCACCGTGAAAAATAAATTAATTTTCAACCCTAGATTAATTCACGTTCCGAAACGCTGCATAGAATATGTTATCATGCACGAGCTTTGTCATCTAATTCACAAACATCATAATAAAGATTTTTTTGAATTACTAACACTAAAAATGCCAGATTGGGAAAAGAGAAAAGAAAAATTGGATAAATACCGACAATCAAAAGAAATATAA
- a CDS encoding CBS domain-containing protein, with protein sequence MLISEYISKDFPAFEVDSSAEEALEIASEFGFTHVFVQKNNLFLGGICKEFLEENPDKNLEELLIHIERFAILEGGTVLDTVKLFYTFNANIIPIINKNEEYLGYIAYDDVFNELSKYPLFSENGAVLTVETNLKSFSMTEIAKIVESNNSKFYGAFISHVNDDVIQVTMKINHDNLSSIDETFDRFGYHVVHKFYNDEKEELIKDRYQYFQKYLEF encoded by the coding sequence ATGTTAATTTCTGAATACATATCCAAAGATTTTCCCGCTTTTGAAGTTGATTCATCTGCAGAAGAAGCACTAGAAATAGCCTCGGAATTTGGTTTCACCCATGTTTTTGTGCAAAAAAACAATCTTTTTTTGGGAGGAATCTGCAAGGAATTTTTGGAAGAAAATCCTGATAAAAATTTAGAAGAACTCCTTATTCATATAGAGCGATTTGCTATTTTAGAAGGCGGAACCGTATTAGACACTGTAAAATTATTCTATACTTTTAACGCTAATATTATTCCCATTATCAATAAAAATGAAGAATATCTAGGATACATTGCTTACGATGATGTTTTTAATGAACTGTCGAAATATCCTTTATTTTCTGAAAACGGAGCGGTTTTAACGGTAGAAACCAACTTAAAATCGTTTTCGATGACCGAAATTGCCAAAATTGTAGAAAGCAACAATTCTAAATTTTACGGAGCGTTCATCAGTCATGTAAATGATGATGTAATACAAGTTACCATGAAAATTAATCATGATAATTTAAGTTCTATAGACGAAACCTTCGACCGATTTGGTTATCACGTAGTTCATAAATTTTATAACGACGAAAAAGAAGAACTCATCAAAGACCGATATCAATATTTTCAAAAATATTTAGAATTTTAA
- a CDS encoding RNA-binding domain-containing protein produces MTTQELNDILNRLCGLEAENEIVEFKEAKSNYDFTKLGKYFSALSNEANLKGKPFGWLVFGIEDKKHNIVGSIYRSKRKDLDSLKGEMANKTTNRISFIDIHEVNLPEGRVVMFQIPAAPKGIPTAFDGHYYSRDGEELVPLNIEKIERIRAQATKEDWSAAIVPAATLEDLDEDAIALARKNFKNKFPDKADEVDLWDNITFLNKAKVTSKGKITRTALILLGKDESEHLLNPADAKIRWKLMDELNNDIDYEIFGIPLILSVEKVFAKIRNIKYRYMQEGTIFPTEVAKYEPFSIREAINNCIAHQDYTKNARINVIEMPDQLIFTNQGSFIPGNVEKVVIEDSPEEFYRNRFLATAMFNLKMVDTAGGGIKKIYNFQRARFFPLPDYDLANDKVKMVLSGKILDLEYARLLAQNKDLTLEEIMMLDKVQKKLPLTDFEEKHLKSKKLIEGRKPNFFISLKVAQKTGQKADYTKNKGFDKQYYLDLIIKAIKEHKDLTRKDVDDLLWTKLPDWMTEKQKKIKINHLLSELRRSEVIENKGTFGKPKWELK; encoded by the coding sequence ATGACAACACAAGAATTAAACGACATATTAAATAGACTTTGTGGCTTAGAAGCAGAAAATGAAATTGTTGAATTTAAAGAGGCGAAATCTAATTACGATTTTACCAAATTAGGCAAATATTTTTCTGCTCTTAGTAATGAGGCCAATCTAAAAGGTAAACCTTTTGGGTGGCTTGTTTTTGGCATAGAAGATAAAAAACATAACATAGTTGGTTCTATTTACAGAAGCAAGAGGAAAGATTTAGACAGCCTAAAAGGTGAAATGGCCAATAAAACCACTAACCGAATTTCTTTTATAGACATTCACGAAGTAAATTTACCAGAAGGACGTGTAGTTATGTTTCAAATTCCCGCTGCTCCAAAAGGAATTCCAACTGCATTTGACGGGCATTACTACTCACGTGATGGCGAAGAGCTAGTTCCTTTAAATATTGAAAAAATCGAACGGATAAGAGCGCAAGCAACAAAAGAAGATTGGAGTGCTGCAATTGTCCCAGCTGCAACATTAGAGGATTTAGATGAAGATGCAATTGCTTTGGCTAGAAAAAATTTTAAAAACAAATTCCCAGATAAAGCAGATGAAGTAGATCTTTGGGATAACATTACTTTTTTAAATAAAGCTAAAGTTACTAGCAAGGGAAAAATTACGAGAACCGCTTTAATTCTTTTGGGGAAAGATGAATCAGAGCATTTGCTTAATCCAGCAGATGCAAAAATTCGATGGAAATTAATGGATGAATTAAATAATGACATCGACTATGAAATTTTTGGTATTCCTCTTATTTTATCCGTAGAGAAAGTATTTGCAAAAATTAGAAATATCAAGTATCGATATATGCAAGAGGGAACAATTTTTCCAACTGAAGTTGCAAAATATGAACCTTTCTCTATTCGAGAAGCCATCAACAATTGCATTGCTCACCAGGACTATACAAAAAATGCGAGAATAAATGTTATTGAAATGCCAGATCAATTGATTTTTACCAATCAAGGTTCTTTTATTCCAGGAAATGTAGAAAAAGTTGTTATTGAAGATTCCCCAGAAGAATTTTATCGAAATCGCTTTTTAGCTACAGCAATGTTTAATCTCAAAATGGTTGATACCGCTGGTGGCGGAATCAAGAAAATTTATAATTTTCAAAGAGCTAGATTTTTTCCTCTCCCTGATTACGATTTAGCAAATGATAAAGTAAAAATGGTACTTTCTGGAAAAATCCTCGATTTGGAATATGCTCGTTTATTAGCGCAGAACAAGGATTTAACATTGGAAGAAATTATGATGTTGGATAAAGTGCAAAAAAAACTACCACTTACTGATTTTGAAGAGAAACATTTGAAAAGTAAAAAACTAATAGAGGGCAGAAAACCAAATTTCTTCATTAGTTTAAAAGTAGCACAAAAAACTGGACAAAAGGCAGATTACACTAAAAATAAAGGTTTTGACAAACAGTATTATTTAGATTTAATAATAAAAGCAATTAAAGAACATAAAGATCTAACGAGAAAAGATGTAGATGATTTATTATGGACAAAGCTACCTGATTGGATGACTGAAAAACAAAAGAAAATAAAAATAAATCATCTATTGTCAGAATTACGTAGAAGTGAAGTAATAGAAAACAAAGGAACTTTTGGCAAACCAAAATGGGAGCTAAAATAA
- a CDS encoding NAD kinase: protein MKAAIYSQKKDLDTFLYLSKFISELNKRGVKAIIYEQLFKDLEFSKEFSTFSNYEDVKQEKIDFFFSFGGDGTILNALNFIKELEIPVIGVNTGRLGFLASFSKDEIFSHIDEIITKEMNLSKRSVLHVTSSGTPIDFPYALNDLSVSRNETTSMITIETHINEQFLTYYWGDGLIISTPTGSTAYSLSCGGPIISPGNGILSLTPIAPHNLNVRPIVLRDDIEITLKVESRVPQYSLSLDSRLYHMKNDDVITVKKADFQLILMHPKDLSFFKTLRQKLLWGKDKRN, encoded by the coding sequence TTGAAAGCTGCCATTTATTCACAGAAAAAAGACTTAGATACATTTTTATACTTAAGTAAGTTTATATCAGAACTTAACAAAAGAGGTGTAAAAGCTATTATATATGAACAGCTCTTCAAAGATTTAGAATTTTCTAAAGAGTTTTCCACTTTTTCTAACTACGAAGATGTAAAACAAGAAAAAATAGATTTTTTCTTCAGTTTTGGGGGAGACGGAACTATTTTAAATGCCTTGAACTTTATCAAAGAATTAGAAATTCCCGTCATCGGAGTAAACACGGGTAGATTAGGGTTTTTGGCAAGTTTTTCTAAGGATGAAATCTTCAGTCACATAGACGAAATCATCACCAAAGAAATGAATTTGAGCAAAAGAAGCGTTTTGCACGTTACTTCTTCTGGTACTCCTATTGATTTTCCGTATGCACTAAATGATTTGAGCGTTTCTAGAAACGAAACCACTTCTATGATTACCATAGAAACGCATATTAATGAGCAATTTCTTACGTATTATTGGGGAGATGGTTTAATTATTTCTACACCTACTGGTTCTACCGCATACTCACTGAGTTGTGGTGGCCCTATTATTTCGCCAGGAAACGGAATTCTTTCGCTTACGCCAATTGCGCCTCACAACCTTAACGTGAGACCTATTGTTTTAAGAGACGATATAGAAATTACCTTAAAAGTAGAAAGCAGAGTGCCACAATATTCTCTTTCTCTAGATTCTAGACTCTATCACATGAAAAATGATGATGTGATTACGGTAAAAAAAGCCGACTTCCAACTGATCTTAATGCACCCAAAAGACTTGAGCTTTTTCAAAA
- the aat gene encoding leucyl/phenylalanyl-tRNA--protein transferase has translation MFLLDSEEIAFPDPALYDFEGGLLAMGGDLSPERIWFAYQNGIFPWFNPEDDILWWCPDPRFVLFPEDLKISKSMKKILREGKFTFTENKCFEEVMKNCQAAERKGQDGTWITDEMIKAYSTLHRFGKAKSLEVWENDELVGGLYGVDLGHIFCGESMFAKVSNASKAGFIYFVEKYKSQYQLIDCQVYTEHLASLGAKEIPKREFLKILKQNFSDENVK, from the coding sequence ATGTTTCTACTAGATTCCGAAGAAATTGCTTTTCCAGACCCTGCTTTGTATGATTTTGAAGGAGGATTATTGGCAATGGGCGGAGATTTATCTCCAGAAAGAATCTGGTTTGCTTATCAGAACGGGATTTTCCCGTGGTTTAATCCTGAAGATGATATTTTGTGGTGGTGTCCTGATCCTAGATTCGTATTGTTTCCAGAAGATTTGAAAATTTCTAAATCCATGAAGAAAATTCTGCGAGAGGGGAAATTTACTTTTACCGAAAATAAATGTTTCGAAGAAGTGATGAAAAATTGCCAAGCCGCAGAAAGAAAAGGACAAGACGGAACATGGATTACCGATGAGATGATAAAAGCTTACAGCACTCTTCACCGATTTGGAAAAGCCAAAAGCTTAGAAGTTTGGGAAAATGATGAATTGGTAGGAGGTTTATATGGTGTAGATTTAGGTCATATCTTCTGCGGAGAAAGCATGTTTGCCAAAGTGAGCAATGCAAGCAAAGCGGGTTTTATTTATTTTGTAGAAAAATATAAAAGTCAGTATCAATTGATTGATTGCCAAGTTTACACTGAGCATTTAGCCTCTTTAGGAGCTAAAGAAATTCCTAAAAGGGAGTTTCTGAAAATTTTAAAACAAAATTTCTCAGACGAGAACGTAAAATGA
- a CDS encoding type I restriction endonuclease subunit R, which produces MSHFTEDNTAQIPALKLLINLGYQYLTPSEALQMREDRESNVLLTSILREQLKKINTIKIGSKQADFSDANIERAIHSLKDIPLAEGLVNASNRAYNLLRFGNALEQSIDGDKKSHTIQYIDWEKPENNVFHITEEFSVMRTGRKDTYRPDLVLFINGIPLSVIESKSPTIKIPLKEAISQHTRNQMEDGIQNLYVYSQILGAISLTEAKYATTNTKEEFWAVWKEKDQNFIDQLPEIINVDLTKETESKIFFQNDFRGNFDFLNYKEKYEVEITPTLQDVMLYGLFSKERFLEIIKDFILFEGGIVKKVARFQQYFSINKIINRIKPIRNGKRLGGVIWHTQGSGKSLTMAMLARKVKDTVKNPQIILVTDRVDLDRQITTTLQKVEIEVINATSGKQLIQLLKGNGDFVTTSIINKFQAAVNELANNPLESPNIFVLIDEAHRTQYGVFNVNMERVLPNACFIVFTGTPLMKSQKSTAQKFGGIIDTYTINEAVADKAIVPILYEGRFAVQDVNQNALDRGFDIVAEDLTEYNKTELKKKMNNAGLISKTDQNIYQTAMDISRHFAGNWGKDNTGVHSGFRGMVVCPDKLTAVKYKKAFDLIGKVSTEVVMSSPDPREGNNDVHSSEASEVVQYYNLLKTKYGNDIDKSIIQQYENGESIELLIVIDKLLTGFDVPQTIVMYLCRKLREHSLLQAIARVNRVYAGKDYGFIIDYAGIMHELEEAMETYTTDEDQTELMDLQNTLTDISQEIAKLPQTYSDLINLFKTLKNKNNIDEYINYLSDIALREEFYAKFNLFAKILKMALSTVTFYDYTPTERIDLYKNDLKKFAGIRVAVNNIYVDNVSFAQYEKQLQKLLDQHVITEEIIRLTEQIDILDTETFNEELEKVVGNRAKAEKIASATSKYINEKRDTDPVLFKKTIRTH; this is translated from the coding sequence ATGAGCCATTTCACCGAAGACAATACCGCACAAATCCCCGCCCTTAAATTGCTCATCAATTTAGGCTACCAATACCTTACGCCTTCCGAAGCATTGCAAATGCGTGAAGACAGAGAAAGCAATGTTTTGCTTACTTCTATTTTAAGGGAACAGCTAAAGAAAATAAATACCATAAAAATTGGCTCTAAACAAGCAGACTTTTCCGATGCTAATATAGAACGTGCCATTCATTCGCTGAAAGACATTCCTTTAGCCGAAGGTTTGGTAAATGCAAGTAACCGTGCGTATAACCTTTTGCGTTTTGGCAATGCTTTGGAACAATCTATTGATGGCGACAAAAAAAGCCATACCATTCAATACATTGATTGGGAAAAACCCGAAAATAATGTATTTCACATTACCGAAGAATTTTCCGTAATGCGTACTGGTAGAAAAGACACGTATCGCCCGGATTTGGTATTGTTTATCAACGGAATCCCTTTGTCTGTAATAGAATCTAAAAGTCCAACAATAAAAATACCGCTCAAAGAAGCCATTTCGCAACATACCCGCAACCAAATGGAAGACGGCATACAAAATCTGTATGTCTATAGTCAGATTTTAGGTGCAATATCACTTACCGAAGCCAAATATGCTACCACCAATACCAAAGAAGAATTTTGGGCAGTTTGGAAAGAGAAAGACCAAAATTTTATAGACCAATTGCCAGAAATTATAAATGTCGATTTAACGAAAGAAACGGAAAGTAAAATTTTTTTTCAAAACGATTTTCGAGGAAATTTCGATTTTTTAAATTACAAAGAAAAATACGAAGTAGAAATTACCCCTACTTTACAAGATGTAATGCTTTATGGCTTATTTAGCAAAGAGCGTTTTTTAGAAATCATCAAAGATTTTATTTTGTTTGAGGGCGGCATTGTAAAAAAAGTAGCCCGCTTTCAACAGTATTTCTCCATCAATAAAATCATTAATAGAATAAAACCCATACGAAACGGAAAACGTTTAGGCGGTGTAATTTGGCACACACAAGGAAGCGGTAAATCTTTAACTATGGCTATGTTAGCTAGAAAAGTAAAAGATACTGTGAAAAATCCACAAATTATTTTAGTAACCGACAGAGTAGATTTGGACAGGCAAATAACCACAACGCTTCAAAAAGTAGAAATAGAGGTAATAAATGCCACATCTGGTAAACAATTAATACAATTATTAAAAGGAAATGGCGATTTTGTAACGACTAGCATTATCAATAAATTTCAGGCAGCGGTAAACGAATTGGCAAACAATCCGCTAGAAAGTCCCAATATTTTTGTTTTAATAGACGAAGCACACCGCACACAATATGGTGTTTTCAATGTAAATATGGAAAGAGTGTTACCTAATGCTTGTTTTATTGTATTTACAGGAACTCCACTTATGAAATCTCAAAAAAGTACAGCCCAAAAATTTGGTGGAATTATTGATACTTATACCATCAATGAAGCCGTTGCCGACAAAGCAATTGTTCCTATTTTATACGAAGGCAGATTTGCGGTACAAGATGTGAATCAAAATGCTTTGGATAGAGGTTTTGATATCGTTGCAGAAGATTTAACCGAGTACAATAAGACAGAACTAAAAAAGAAAATGAACAATGCTGGTTTGATAAGTAAAACCGACCAAAATATTTATCAAACTGCTATGGATATAAGTCGCCATTTTGCTGGCAATTGGGGAAAAGACAACACAGGCGTTCATTCTGGCTTTAGAGGAATGGTGGTTTGTCCAGATAAATTAACCGCTGTAAAATACAAGAAAGCTTTTGATTTAATTGGCAAAGTTTCTACAGAAGTGGTTATGTCCTCACCAGACCCTCGTGAAGGAAATAATGATGTTCATAGCAGTGAAGCGAGTGAAGTGGTACAATATTACAATTTATTAAAAACAAAATACGGAAATGATATTGACAAATCTATTATTCAGCAATATGAAAATGGAGAAAGTATAGAATTACTCATTGTTATTGATAAACTATTAACAGGTTTTGATGTGCCACAAACCATCGTGATGTATTTGTGTAGAAAATTAAGAGAGCACTCATTATTACAAGCAATTGCAAGGGTAAATAGAGTTTATGCGGGTAAAGATTACGGTTTTATTATAGATTATGCTGGAATTATGCACGAACTAGAAGAAGCTATGGAAACCTATACTACAGACGAAGACCAAACAGAATTGATGGATTTGCAAAATACTTTAACCGATATATCACAAGAAATTGCAAAACTTCCACAAACGTATTCCGACTTAATAAATCTTTTTAAAACTTTAAAAAATAAAAATAATATTGATGAATACATCAATTATTTATCAGATATCGCATTGAGAGAAGAGTTTTATGCAAAATTTAATCTATTTGCAAAAATTCTTAAAATGGCACTTTCTACGGTAACTTTTTATGATTATACGCCTACAGAAAGAATTGATTTATACAAAAATGATTTAAAGAAATTTGCAGGAATTAGAGTTGCTGTGAACAATATATATGTGGACAATGTAAGTTTTGCACAGTACGAAAAACAACTTCAGAAATTACTAGACCAACACGTAATTACAGAAGAAATCATCAGACTTACCGAGCAAATAGATATACTGGACACCGAAACATTCAACGAAGAATTAGAAAAAGTAGTTGGCAACAGAGCAAAAGCAGAAAAAATAGCTTCGGCAACCTCAAAGTATATCAACGAAAAAAGAGATACCGACCCTGTTTTGTTCAAAAAAACTATCCGAACTCATTAA
- a CDS encoding DMT family transporter — MNPEKEKWILLILLSLIWGSSFILIKKSLEHFNPYQVGALRVLISGVLLSPIALLNIKKFPKSHLKWLIIAALCGNFIPMFLFPIAETKVSSSIAGIINSTMPLFVILVGAAFWKTKTTPRQILGIVISFFGVILLMNSGHDNNTEHLFYIGLLLFAAFLYAVSVTTVGAKLTHIPAKLLSSFVFFYVLFLPSLLALYFSNFFHEFSFTRENMIGLGFVATLSIFGTGLAMMLQYRLMSVSNPLFASTVTLLMPIVAVAWGIIDGESFTFLQGIGGAIILGGLIFLRKKKS; from the coding sequence ATGAACCCTGAAAAAGAAAAATGGATTTTATTAATATTGCTCTCTCTGATTTGGGGCTCTTCTTTTATTTTGATAAAAAAATCGCTGGAACATTTTAATCCTTATCAAGTAGGAGCGCTAAGAGTTCTTATTTCTGGGGTTTTACTCTCACCGATTGCTTTATTGAACATCAAAAAGTTTCCTAAATCACATCTAAAATGGCTCATTATTGCAGCACTTTGTGGAAATTTTATTCCCATGTTCTTATTTCCTATTGCGGAAACCAAAGTCAGCAGCAGTATTGCAGGAATTATCAATTCTACGATGCCGCTTTTTGTTATTTTGGTAGGTGCAGCATTTTGGAAAACCAAAACTACCCCTCGACAAATTTTGGGAATTGTCATCAGTTTTTTTGGAGTGATTTTATTGATGAATTCGGGACATGATAATAATACAGAACACTTATTTTACATAGGATTATTACTTTTTGCAGCTTTCTTGTACGCTGTAAGCGTGACTACAGTTGGCGCAAAACTCACGCATATTCCTGCAAAACTCTTGTCCTCATTTGTATTTTTCTACGTCTTGTTTTTACCGTCTTTACTGGCTTTATATTTCTCAAATTTCTTTCACGAGTTTTCTTTTACAAGAGAAAACATGATAGGATTGGGATTTGTAGCGACTTTATCCATCTTCGGAACTGGACTAGCCATGATGTTACAATATAGATTAATGAGCGTTTCTAATCCGCTATTTGCGTCTACCGTAACTTTATTAATGCCAATTGTAGCGGTAGCTTGGGGAATAATCGACGGAGAAAGTTTTACTTTTTTACAAGGAATAGGCGGTGCAATTATTCTGGGAGGATTAATTTTTCTGAGAAAGAAAAAAAGCTAG
- a CDS encoding DUF3127 domain-containing protein produces the protein MELQGTVKKIFDTQTFASGFQKREMVLLTQEQYPQPISIEFLSDKINLLDNVSEGETVKLGINIRGREWTNPQGEVKYFNSITAWRLEKVADNGAQPTYAAPSAVATPATTNENPFADEGDDDLPF, from the coding sequence ATGGAATTACAAGGAACGGTTAAGAAAATATTTGATACCCAGACTTTTGCAAGTGGTTTTCAAAAAAGAGAAATGGTTTTATTGACTCAAGAACAATATCCTCAGCCTATTTCAATAGAATTTTTATCAGATAAAATTAATTTATTAGATAATGTTTCTGAAGGCGAAACTGTAAAATTAGGAATCAATATTAGAGGTAGAGAGTGGACTAACCCACAAGGTGAAGTAAAATATTTCAACTCTATTACAGCTTGGAGATTAGAAAAAGTAGCAGATAACGGTGCACAACCTACTTATGCTGCTCCATCTGCAGTGGCTACTCCAGCTACTACTAATGAAAATCCTTTCGCAGACGAAGGTGATGACGATTTACCTTTCTAA